The DNA region GCCAACAGGCTTTCATGACCTGCTGTAATCATCCGTAACCACACCGTCAATCTTCCCCCGAAACGGCAATGGTTTGTTTAATACGCGGATCAGGTTAACGTCTTTACCCACACAGCTTTTTATGCTCCGGCTTTTTTCCCGTCCCGGAGCGCCCGATAATTAATACTGGTATCGCCATCAGCTCTCCTCCTTCATGATCTGGTTGATTGCCTGGATGCTCCTTAAATAATTCAATATGTTCCTGGACGTGTAGTTTTCATAGATGGGTTCCTTGTCCACATAGGATAGCGCCGTGTCCAAAAGCGCCAACAGGCGTTCTCTCCGCTGCTCCATATCATTCATCCTGTGTGCTCCTTTCTAATCGATTTGATATAATCCGACAGACAGTCGTCGCAAATGATAAGACCATTTAATTTTGTTTTAAAATCCCCATCATGCAATCATCACACTCGTAGATGTAACCATGACACCAGTCACACTCTATGTGAGGCGTTCTTGCCAGCTCCTCTTGCCGTTCTGATTCTTTCTCCGCATCCAGCACGGGATTGTTCGAATAGAACATTGCATTTTCCTCCCCAGATTGTTATAATTTAATTGTTATTTTTATTGTTGAGTCCCCAAGCTTTGGTCGGTGCGGGGACTCTTTTCTTCGCATCTTCGGTAGTCAATTGTGTATCCATATTTCAGCGCAAATTTCATTTTTTCGTCGTATTTAATCACACCGCTGATCGCCCCTAAGGTTATATATGGATTATCCTCTTTATGATCCAGTTCCTCTTGTACGCAAGCGATAACGTTTTTCAACACTTCGTTTTCCAACTTCAGCTGTTCCATTTTTGTCATGATGCAGCCTCCTCTCTTCGATCCACGTCCACACCGCCGCGACCGCCAGCCCCAGCCCTATGCAGCAGATCAGCTGCTCGGGGATCGTCTCATACCATCCGGTAAGGTCTACCGCTATGTACGCAGCCAGTGTGGATGTGATAAGTTTCTGCTTCAATCGTCCTTTCCTCCCATTGCATAAATTTTAACTTTAACACCGACCACACGTGCCCGATCAGCTTCGCTAAATTTTAAATAATCCATTATTTTTAAGGTTTCTGACAATTTAAAATTACGCGGCGATTGCCTGCGCTTATATAACACCTGATCAGATACGCCAATCGCTTTTGCAACATCTGAATTTTTTTTGTTATGAAGATCCATGTAATATTTGGCAAGAGAAACAAACAGCTCTGCTCTCTCTTTTGTTGGATCTCTGACTAAATTTTGTTTTGACATGTGTTACACCTCCTTGATTTTATTTACTTTTTCTTCTATTTCTCCTATAATTTATATACAGGCGTTGCAGCGCCGATTATGAACGATAGGAGGAATTTTTAATGAAAGTACTGCCCGATTGTGTTGATAATGCTATCAAAAATGTTACTGATGAACCGACTCGAAATGTGGGTTCTACCCTTGCTGATTGTTGGCTTCTTGTTTTCGGAGGCATATCGAAGGCTGCCAGAAAACGAGAGATCAAATACACGCATGACCTTGAAATTTATGAAATGAATTAACTAACTCCATCTCTAAAATTCCTATTGAGAGACAGATTGAGCCAACTATCCAAGTCACTGCTCAAGCGCTTGAAAATTCAAAATTTTGCGTATCCGAAAAAGAGCTTCGTGAACTTTTCGTGAACCTTATTTCAAGTTCGATGGATTCTGCCTATAATCCATCTGTACACCCATGTTTCGCGGAAATTATTAAGCAAATGAGTCCTCTCGATGCCAAAATACTTAAAGAATTTCCTTTAAAAGACGTTGTTGCCATCGTAGATTACATTAAAGAAGACACTAGGAGCCGCTCATTTTCCGTAGCCTTGGAAAACGTTTTTATTTCTTCATTTAAAGATTATGATATATTTCAAACTAGTGCATCAATATCATCATTAATCAGGTTGGGTATAATTGATGCTACTAAAACCGATAAAATACCTGACAAAGATTTTTATGATCCATTTACACAAACAGATTTCTTTAAAGAGTTTTCACAGGAAACAAAACGTCATTCCCCGTTTGAAATAGCAAAAACCAGAAATTATTGTGCTAAGCTTACCCCTC from Ruminococcus sp. OA3 includes:
- a CDS encoding DUF4393 domain-containing protein, which gives rise to MPIERQIEPTIQVTAQALENSKFCVSEKELRELFVNLISSSMDSAYNPSVHPCFAEIIKQMSPLDAKILKEFPLKDVVAIVDYIKEDTRSRSFSVALENVFISSFKDYDIFQTSASISSLIRLGIIDATKTDKIPDKDFYDPFTQTDFFKEFSQETKRHSPFEIAKTRNYCAKLTPLGQNFFRACVAPKY